The region TCGCTTGAGGAACAAGCGACCAACCTGAACATTGCGGTTTGTTCATTCAAGCTCGCGGATAAACTGTAATTTCCCTCTCGCCTTACCGCGACAGAACCGTCATGTCGAACATCGCGATGGTCCCTGGCAGGCCGGCGCACCTCACTCGGCGGCCGGCCACTCGTGCGATGTATTTGAAATCCGCGACTGGAAAATCCAGCGCGTATTCATCTACCTCGATCCTGATTACGCGGGCAAGGACACAACGCACTATCCGTGGTTCGACAACCAAGGTTGACTGGCCGTCCGCCGTTTTTTTCAGTTCTGATGTTGCGGGGGCGGTCGTGCGCTGTCTTGCATCAGGTCGGTCCGGACGGCATAGCCGCCGGTGTTTTCTGTTCACTTAGGAACCCAAATGCATATCATCGTTTATTGCCTCGATCATCCCGAGACGGCAGAGCGTCGTCGGACCCACTTTGCGGCACACAAGGCACGGTTGCAGGCTTCGCCGCTGCGTGCCCTGATTGCTGGGCCGCTGACCGAGCCGGACGGGACGACGAGCGGGAGCTTCTTTCTCTATGAGTCGGAAGATATTGAAACGGTCCGGCACTTCGTCCTCGATGATCCGTTTAACACGGCGGGCATCTGGAAGACAGTCGACATCCGGCATTTCGAGAACCGCGTCAATAGCCATTGACGGTGTGAAGAGGCGTCGCTTTCTACCCACAGCGTAGAAAGAAGACCGGCGCGCGAGCCGGTCTTCTTTCAGGCGTGAAGTGAGACTTACTGACTGACGCCGCCTGCAGCATTCGCTTTCTTCGCCTTGACGCGATACCTCCCCGACTCGTCACCAAAAATCTCCGTGCGTCGCCACGATCGAAATGGCTGGGGATCCGTGCGCTGCATGCTCGCGGGGATTCATCTGTCTCGGCGTTAGAAAGCCAGCCGGGACTAGACGCATCG is a window of Paraburkholderia phytofirmans OLGA172 DNA encoding:
- a CDS encoding YciI family protein; the encoded protein is MHIIVYCLDHPETAERRRTHFAAHKARLQASPLRALIAGPLTEPDGTTSGSFFLYESEDIETVRHFVLDDPFNTAGIWKTVDIRHFENRVNSH